A region of Zootoca vivipara chromosome 15, rZooViv1.1, whole genome shotgun sequence DNA encodes the following proteins:
- the ABHD11 gene encoding protein ABHD11, with the protein MLRALSFPSFPPRCSRLHPFRRRRTGPARERKGLASHAVTPVPVSYAVFDGPSPEPPLVFLHGLFGSKTNFASLAKKLVLQTGRKVLTVDARNHGDSPHSPLMTYEAMSADIHLLLRQLNLDRCVLIGHSMGGKTAMVIALQWPELVERLVCVDISPSETAAISGFRNFIDAMKAVDIPRGIPRSTARRLAEDQLRPAIQDPTIRQFLLTNLVYAEDRFVWRVNLDAVSQHLGELMGFPHFQVDYPGLTLFLGGSRSGYISSDDYPEIDRLFPEAEIQYVPDAGHWVHADQPQEFIAAICNFLHFLPL; encoded by the exons ATGCTCCGCGCTCTCTCCTTCCCGAGTTTTCCGCCCCGCTGCTCCCGGCTCCATCCTTTTCGCCGCCGCCGCACAGGCCCGGCCCGAGAAAGGAAGGGCCTCGCCAGCCACGCCGTGAC CCCGGTGCCCGTATCGTATGCAGTGTTTGATGGACCCTCTCCCGAGCCCCCGCTCGTTTTCCTACATGGGCTGTTTGGAAGCAAGACTAACTTTGCATCCCTGGCCAAGAAACTGGTGCTCCAAACTGGCCGCAAG GTGCTGACGGTGGATGCCCGTAACCACGGCGACAGCCCCCACAGCCCGCTCATGACGTATGAAGCCATGAGTGCCGACAtccacctcctcctccgccagctGAACCTCGACAGGTGTGTCTTGATCGGGCACAGCATGGGCGGCAAGACAGCCATGGTGATAGCGCTGCAGTGG CCAGAGTTGGTGGAGCGCCTGGTGTGTGTCGACATCAGTCCTAGCGAGACGGCGGCCATCTCAGGCTTTCGGAACTTCATTGATGCCATGAAGGCGGTGGACATCCCCCGAGGCATCCCTCGTTCCACCGCACGCCGGCTGGCAGAAGACCAGCTGCGCCCAGCCATTCAG GATCCGACCATCCGCCAGTTTCTGCTCACCAACCTGGTGTACGCCGAGGACCGGTTTGTGTGGCGCGTGAACCTGGACGCCGTTTCCCAGCACCTGGGCGAACTGATGGGCTTCCCTCATTTCCAGGTGGACTACCCAGGACTTACTCTCTTCCTCGGGGGCTCCAGGTCTGGCTATATCAG CTCTGACGACTACCCTGAGATCGACCGGCTTTTCCCGGAGGCAGAGATCCAGTACGTCCCTGACGCTGGACACTGGGTTCATGCGGATCAGCCCCAAGAGTTCATTGCTGCCATTTGCAACTTCCTTCACTTTCTTCCGCTGTAG
- the CASP4 gene encoding caspase-4 isoform X1, translating to MADAHSNRKETSTLRLIRSFPDEKLKEIRAEFVSCANKTLISQLLDKLLQEGVLNEEEADEVKENMKKQDQARILIDHVRRKGPRASQIFIHALQCQDSFLAEELRLQVPPPEQQARLPLQEVGPRAVPSAKAPQLQETSDGLTLCPLDLFQKIQAEEKDEIYPIKDKETRTRLALVICNIVFEHCSKRDGAEVDLAEMKILLEGLGYRVETETNLCSQDMARRLKSFAAQEEHKTSDSTFVVLMSHGLREGLCGVKHEDSCRDLLSVDTVFSTFNNKNCPALRGKPKVIVIQACRGENKGFAYVSDSATPSAAPLSPVQWPEEDFESDAIHKVHVESDFICLYSTTPDNVSWRSPKTGSLFITQLIKDIKEHAWNCNLEEIFRKVMQSFEKNPRQMPSKDRTTLTKKLYLFPGH from the exons ATGGCGG ATGCTCACAGCAACAGGAAGGAAACATCCACTCTCCGTTTGATCCGTTCCTTTCCAG ATGAGAAGCTGAAGGAAATCCGTGCTGAGTTTGTGAgctgtgctaacaagactctcaTCAGCCAGCTCCTGGATAAACTTCTCCAGGAAGGAGTCCTGAACGAGGAGGAGGCAGATGAGGTGAAGGAGAACATGAAGAAGCAGGACCAGGCAAGGATCTTGATCGACCATGTGAGGAGGAAGGGTCCCAGAGCCAGCCAGATATTCATCCATGCCCTCCAGTGCCAAGACAGCTTCTTGGCTGAAGAACTAAGGCTTCAAGTCCCTCCTCCAG AGCAACAGGCTCGTTTGCCCCTCCAGGAAGTTGGCCCAAGGGCCGTCCCCTCAGCAAAAGCACCCCAGCTGCAGGAGACCAGCGATGGGCTCACGCTTTGCCCCCTGGACCTCTTTCAGAAAATACAAGCTGAGGAAAAGGACGAG ATCTACCCGATCAAGGACAAAGAGACACGCACCCGACTGGCCTTGGTAATCTGCAACATTGTTTTTGAGCACTGTAGCAAAAGGGATGGAGCCGAGGTGGATCTGGCCGAGATGAAGATTCTCCTGGAAGGGCTGGGATACAGGGTGGAAACCGAGACCAACTTATGCTCACaa GACATGGCCAGGCGCTTAAAGAGCTTCGCAGCCCAGGAGGAACACAAGACCTCCGATAGCACCTTTGTGGTGCTCATGTCTCACGGCCTCCGGGAAGGCCTGTGCGGGGTGAAGCACGAGGACTCGTGCCGAGATCTCCTCTCCGTGGACACGGTCTTCTCCACCTTCAACAACAAGAACTGCCCGGCTCTGAGGGGGAAGCCCAAGGTCATTGTCATCCAGGCCTGCCGTGGCG AGAATAAAGGATTTGCATATGTGAGCGACTCGGCAACACCTTCGGCCGCCCCCCTCAGCCCTGTCCAGTGGCCGGAAGAAGATTTTGAGAGCGATGCCATTCATAAAGTACACGTGGAAAGCGACTTCATCTGCCTCTATTCCACAACCCCAG ATAATGTATCCTGGAGAAGCCCCAAAACTGGATCTCTCTTCATCACGCAGCTGATCAAAGATATCAAGGAACATGCCTGGAACTGCAACCTGGAGGAGATCTTCAGAAAG GTCATGCAGTCCTTTGAAAAAAACCCGCGCCAGATGCCCTCTAAGGACCGAACCACCCTGACCAAAAAGCTTTACCTTTTCCCAGGGCACTAA
- the CASP4 gene encoding caspase-4 isoform X2 has product MADEKLKEIRAEFVSCANKTLISQLLDKLLQEGVLNEEEADEVKENMKKQDQARILIDHVRRKGPRASQIFIHALQCQDSFLAEELRLQVPPPEQQARLPLQEVGPRAVPSAKAPQLQETSDGLTLCPLDLFQKIQAEEKDEIYPIKDKETRTRLALVICNIVFEHCSKRDGAEVDLAEMKILLEGLGYRVETETNLCSQDMARRLKSFAAQEEHKTSDSTFVVLMSHGLREGLCGVKHEDSCRDLLSVDTVFSTFNNKNCPALRGKPKVIVIQACRGENKGFAYVSDSATPSAAPLSPVQWPEEDFESDAIHKVHVESDFICLYSTTPDNVSWRSPKTGSLFITQLIKDIKEHAWNCNLEEIFRKVMQSFEKNPRQMPSKDRTTLTKKLYLFPGH; this is encoded by the exons ATGGCGG ATGAGAAGCTGAAGGAAATCCGTGCTGAGTTTGTGAgctgtgctaacaagactctcaTCAGCCAGCTCCTGGATAAACTTCTCCAGGAAGGAGTCCTGAACGAGGAGGAGGCAGATGAGGTGAAGGAGAACATGAAGAAGCAGGACCAGGCAAGGATCTTGATCGACCATGTGAGGAGGAAGGGTCCCAGAGCCAGCCAGATATTCATCCATGCCCTCCAGTGCCAAGACAGCTTCTTGGCTGAAGAACTAAGGCTTCAAGTCCCTCCTCCAG AGCAACAGGCTCGTTTGCCCCTCCAGGAAGTTGGCCCAAGGGCCGTCCCCTCAGCAAAAGCACCCCAGCTGCAGGAGACCAGCGATGGGCTCACGCTTTGCCCCCTGGACCTCTTTCAGAAAATACAAGCTGAGGAAAAGGACGAG ATCTACCCGATCAAGGACAAAGAGACACGCACCCGACTGGCCTTGGTAATCTGCAACATTGTTTTTGAGCACTGTAGCAAAAGGGATGGAGCCGAGGTGGATCTGGCCGAGATGAAGATTCTCCTGGAAGGGCTGGGATACAGGGTGGAAACCGAGACCAACTTATGCTCACaa GACATGGCCAGGCGCTTAAAGAGCTTCGCAGCCCAGGAGGAACACAAGACCTCCGATAGCACCTTTGTGGTGCTCATGTCTCACGGCCTCCGGGAAGGCCTGTGCGGGGTGAAGCACGAGGACTCGTGCCGAGATCTCCTCTCCGTGGACACGGTCTTCTCCACCTTCAACAACAAGAACTGCCCGGCTCTGAGGGGGAAGCCCAAGGTCATTGTCATCCAGGCCTGCCGTGGCG AGAATAAAGGATTTGCATATGTGAGCGACTCGGCAACACCTTCGGCCGCCCCCCTCAGCCCTGTCCAGTGGCCGGAAGAAGATTTTGAGAGCGATGCCATTCATAAAGTACACGTGGAAAGCGACTTCATCTGCCTCTATTCCACAACCCCAG ATAATGTATCCTGGAGAAGCCCCAAAACTGGATCTCTCTTCATCACGCAGCTGATCAAAGATATCAAGGAACATGCCTGGAACTGCAACCTGGAGGAGATCTTCAGAAAG GTCATGCAGTCCTTTGAAAAAAACCCGCGCCAGATGCCCTCTAAGGACCGAACCACCCTGACCAAAAAGCTTTACCTTTTCCCAGGGCACTAA
- the CASP4 gene encoding caspase-4 isoform X3 — translation MHLYLLNFRVPVTRNAAAFPISVTCDTSSHPIEQQARLPLQEVGPRAVPSAKAPQLQETSDGLTLCPLDLFQKIQAEEKDEIYPIKDKETRTRLALVICNIVFEHCSKRDGAEVDLAEMKILLEGLGYRVETETNLCSQDMARRLKSFAAQEEHKTSDSTFVVLMSHGLREGLCGVKHEDSCRDLLSVDTVFSTFNNKNCPALRGKPKVIVIQACRGENKGFAYVSDSATPSAAPLSPVQWPEEDFESDAIHKVHVESDFICLYSTTPDNVSWRSPKTGSLFITQLIKDIKEHAWNCNLEEIFRKVMQSFEKNPRQMPSKDRTTLTKKLYLFPGH, via the exons ATGCACCTCTACCTGTTGAACTTTCGAGTCCCAGTCACACGAAATGCAGCCGCCTTCCCTATTTCAGTTACTTGTGACACATCGTCTCATCCTATAG AGCAACAGGCTCGTTTGCCCCTCCAGGAAGTTGGCCCAAGGGCCGTCCCCTCAGCAAAAGCACCCCAGCTGCAGGAGACCAGCGATGGGCTCACGCTTTGCCCCCTGGACCTCTTTCAGAAAATACAAGCTGAGGAAAAGGACGAG ATCTACCCGATCAAGGACAAAGAGACACGCACCCGACTGGCCTTGGTAATCTGCAACATTGTTTTTGAGCACTGTAGCAAAAGGGATGGAGCCGAGGTGGATCTGGCCGAGATGAAGATTCTCCTGGAAGGGCTGGGATACAGGGTGGAAACCGAGACCAACTTATGCTCACaa GACATGGCCAGGCGCTTAAAGAGCTTCGCAGCCCAGGAGGAACACAAGACCTCCGATAGCACCTTTGTGGTGCTCATGTCTCACGGCCTCCGGGAAGGCCTGTGCGGGGTGAAGCACGAGGACTCGTGCCGAGATCTCCTCTCCGTGGACACGGTCTTCTCCACCTTCAACAACAAGAACTGCCCGGCTCTGAGGGGGAAGCCCAAGGTCATTGTCATCCAGGCCTGCCGTGGCG AGAATAAAGGATTTGCATATGTGAGCGACTCGGCAACACCTTCGGCCGCCCCCCTCAGCCCTGTCCAGTGGCCGGAAGAAGATTTTGAGAGCGATGCCATTCATAAAGTACACGTGGAAAGCGACTTCATCTGCCTCTATTCCACAACCCCAG ATAATGTATCCTGGAGAAGCCCCAAAACTGGATCTCTCTTCATCACGCAGCTGATCAAAGATATCAAGGAACATGCCTGGAACTGCAACCTGGAGGAGATCTTCAGAAAG GTCATGCAGTCCTTTGAAAAAAACCCGCGCCAGATGCCCTCTAAGGACCGAACCACCCTGACCAAAAAGCTTTACCTTTTCCCAGGGCACTAA